One genomic window of Halolamina sediminis includes the following:
- the alaS gene encoding alanine--tRNA ligase: MSELESEYRLDYFAENGFERQTCSSCGAHFWSRVERDTCGEPPCEDYGFIDDPGFDESYSLAEMREAFLSFFEEHDHQRVDPAPVAANRWRDDVLLTQASIYDFQPHVTSGESPPPANPLVVSQPCIRMQDIDNVGKTGRHTMAFEMGGHHAFNADEGTDYAYEGEVYWKDQCVEYCEEFFSSMGVPREEITFIEDPWVGGGNAGPAFEVIYKGLELATLVFMMLEQDPDGEYEMKDGNTYAEMDRRVVDTGYGIERWTWMSQGTPTVYEAIYPESIEFLKDNAGIEMTEEEADLVHRASKLAGHMDIDEAEDMEAARDTIAERLDVSVERLEELMEPLESIYAIADHARCLAYMFGDEIVPSNVGTGYLARMVLRRTKRLVDDVGIDVPLDELVDREAERLGYENRDTIRDIVRTEERKYEETLERGRRKVQQLADDHAAAGTPIPTEQLIELYDSHGIQPSMVAEIARERGAEVNEPDDFYSLVAERHDAEEALEEADQEEDRVGDLPATDQLYYEDQDRMEFEAVVLDVLDREEGYDVVLDQTMFYPEGGGQPADHGTLVSEDGSVEVVDVQRRDGVILHRTTDSPGKGEFVTGKIDAERRHRLMQHHTATHIVGAAARRVLGDHVRQAGAQKGVDSSRLDVNHYDRVSREEVKQIEHVANEMVTDNTSVRQEWPERHEAEAEHGFDLYQGGIPPGENIRLIHVGDDVQACGGTHVDRTGDVGTIKILNTEPVQDGVERFVFAAGAAAIDATQATEDALYDAADTFDVNPQEVPDAAERFFTEWKERGKTIEDLKSQLAEARAGGGEDAEEVDVDGATAVIQRIDADADELQATANALVEDGKVAVVGSGADGSAQIVVGVPDGVDIDAGEVIGELARKVGGGGGGPPDFAQGGGPDVEALDEALDEAPDVLRQKQTA, translated from the coding sequence ATGAGTGAGCTCGAGAGCGAGTACCGTCTCGACTACTTCGCCGAGAACGGGTTCGAACGGCAGACCTGTTCGTCGTGTGGCGCCCACTTCTGGAGCCGCGTCGAGCGCGACACCTGCGGGGAGCCCCCCTGTGAGGACTACGGGTTCATCGACGATCCCGGGTTCGACGAGTCGTACTCGCTGGCGGAGATGCGCGAGGCGTTCCTCTCCTTCTTCGAGGAGCACGACCACCAGCGGGTCGACCCCGCGCCAGTCGCCGCCAATCGCTGGCGCGACGACGTGCTCCTGACGCAGGCGTCGATCTACGACTTCCAACCACACGTCACCAGCGGCGAGTCGCCGCCGCCGGCGAACCCCCTCGTGGTTTCCCAGCCCTGCATCCGGATGCAGGACATCGACAACGTCGGGAAAACCGGCCGGCACACGATGGCGTTCGAGATGGGCGGCCACCACGCGTTCAACGCCGACGAGGGGACGGACTACGCCTACGAGGGCGAAGTGTACTGGAAGGACCAGTGTGTCGAGTACTGCGAGGAGTTCTTCTCGTCGATGGGCGTCCCCCGCGAGGAGATCACGTTCATCGAGGACCCGTGGGTCGGCGGCGGCAACGCCGGCCCCGCCTTCGAGGTGATCTACAAGGGGCTCGAACTGGCGACGCTCGTCTTCATGATGCTCGAACAGGACCCCGACGGCGAGTACGAGATGAAGGACGGCAACACGTACGCCGAGATGGATCGCCGGGTCGTCGACACGGGGTACGGGATCGAGCGCTGGACGTGGATGAGTCAGGGGACGCCCACGGTGTACGAGGCGATCTACCCCGAGTCCATCGAGTTCCTGAAGGACAACGCCGGGATCGAGATGACCGAGGAGGAGGCCGATCTCGTCCACCGCGCCTCCAAGCTGGCGGGCCACATGGACATCGACGAGGCCGAGGACATGGAGGCTGCCCGCGACACCATCGCCGAACGGCTGGACGTGAGCGTCGAGCGGCTCGAGGAACTGATGGAGCCGCTGGAGTCGATCTACGCGATCGCCGACCACGCGCGCTGTCTGGCCTACATGTTCGGCGACGAGATCGTCCCCTCGAACGTCGGCACGGGCTACCTCGCCCGGATGGTGCTCCGCCGGACGAAGCGACTCGTCGACGACGTGGGGATCGACGTGCCGCTGGACGAGCTGGTCGACCGAGAGGCCGAGCGGCTGGGGTACGAGAACCGCGACACGATCCGCGACATCGTCCGCACCGAGGAGCGCAAGTACGAGGAGACGCTCGAACGCGGCCGACGGAAGGTCCAGCAGCTGGCCGACGACCACGCCGCGGCCGGGACGCCGATCCCGACGGAGCAGCTGATCGAGCTGTACGACTCTCACGGGATCCAGCCGTCGATGGTGGCCGAGATCGCCCGCGAGCGCGGCGCCGAGGTGAACGAGCCCGACGACTTCTACTCGCTGGTCGCCGAGCGCCACGACGCCGAGGAGGCGCTCGAAGAGGCGGATCAGGAGGAGGACCGCGTCGGGGACCTCCCGGCGACCGACCAGCTCTACTACGAGGATCAGGACCGCATGGAGTTCGAAGCGGTCGTCCTCGACGTCCTCGACCGCGAGGAGGGGTACGACGTCGTACTCGACCAGACGATGTTCTACCCCGAGGGCGGCGGCCAGCCCGCCGACCACGGGACGCTCGTCAGCGAGGACGGCAGCGTCGAGGTGGTCGACGTCCAGCGCCGCGACGGCGTGATCCTGCACCGGACCACTGACAGCCCCGGGAAAGGCGAGTTCGTCACCGGAAAAATCGACGCCGAGCGCCGGCACCGCCTGATGCAGCACCACACCGCGACCCACATCGTCGGTGCGGCCGCGCGGCGGGTGCTCGGCGACCACGTCCGGCAGGCCGGCGCCCAGAAGGGCGTCGACAGTTCACGGCTGGACGTGAACCACTACGACCGCGTGAGCCGCGAGGAGGTCAAGCAGATCGAGCACGTCGCCAACGAGATGGTGACCGACAACACCAGCGTCCGCCAGGAGTGGCCCGAGCGCCACGAGGCCGAGGCCGAGCACGGCTTCGACCTCTACCAGGGCGGGATCCCGCCGGGAGAGAACATCCGCCTGATCCACGTCGGCGACGACGTGCAGGCCTGTGGCGGCACCCACGTCGACCGGACCGGCGACGTGGGGACGATCAAGATCCTGAACACCGAGCCCGTGCAGGACGGCGTCGAGCGGTTCGTGTTCGCCGCGGGGGCGGCCGCGATCGACGCGACACAGGCGACCGAGGACGCGCTCTACGACGCGGCCGACACGTTCGACGTGAACCCCCAAGAGGTGCCCGACGCCGCCGAGCGGTTCTTCACCGAGTGGAAGGAGCGCGGGAAGACGATCGAGGACCTCAAATCGCAGCTCGCGGAAGCCCGTGCGGGCGGCGGCGAGGACGCCGAGGAGGTCGACGTCGACGGCGCGACCGCCGTGATCCAGCGCATCGACGCCGACGCCGACGAGCTGCAGGCCACCGCGAACGCGCTGGTCGAGGACGGAAAGGTCGCGGTCGTCGGCTCCGGCGCCGACGGCTCCGCACAGATCGTCGTCGGCGTCCCCGACGGCGTCGACATCGACGCCGGGGAGGTCATCGGCGAGCTCGCCCGCAAAGTCGGCGGCGGCGGCGGCGGCCCGCC